In Puntigrus tetrazona isolate hp1 chromosome 7, ASM1883169v1, whole genome shotgun sequence, the following are encoded in one genomic region:
- the LOC122348005 gene encoding mucin-2-like — protein sequence MSSTTSVEKSTLSLSTTGKKTREPESSTEGQSTRTITTSETSIAPITKTLATNTGQPSSESSAPIVVSTSSKSSTATQTTGQPTTTETVTENELTTAQTPLSSTTRPPKVGTTALTNQPTTTATTTLEEVTGTSSETSTSTALPVSQTSVPVVTSTQPTTQTKSTAVAVTTLVYTTVSAESSTGSEVTTQGPSATTKPLKAETTLSTTTQALPSTTLIIEEGSTTARPSSESSTPILVPTTSKSSTATQTTGQPTTTETVTENELTTAQTPLSSTTRPPKVGTTALTNQPTTTATTTLEEVTGTSSETSTSTALPVSQTSVPVVTSTQPTTQTKTTAVPVTTLVYTTVSAESSTGSEVTTQGPSATTKPLKAETTLSTTTQALPSTTLIIEEGSTTARPSTESSAPILVPTTSKSSTATQTTGQPTTTETVTENELTTAQTPLSSTTRPPKVVSAESSTGSEVTTQGPSATTKPLKAETTLSTTTQALPSTTLIIEEGSTLSDTSLQHHQATKVGTTALTNQPTTTATTTLEEVTGTSSETSTRTALPVSQTSVPVVTSTQPTTQTKTTAVPVTTLVYTTVSAESSTGSEVTTQGPSATTKPLKAETTLSTTTQALPSTTLIIEEGSTTARPSSESSAPILVPTTSKSSTATQTTGQPTTTETVTENELTTAQTPLSSTTRPPKVGTTALTNQPTTTVTTTSEEVTGTSSETSTSTALPVSQTSVPVVTSKQPTTQTKTTVVPVTTLVYTTVSAESSTGSEVTTQGPSATTKPLKAETTLSTTTQALPSTTLIIEEGSTTVRPSSESSAPILVPTTSKSSTATQTTGQPTTTEIVTENELTTAQTPLSSTTRPPKVGTTALTNQPTTTATTTLEEVTGTSSETSTSTALPVSQTSVPVVTSTQPTTQTKTTAVPVTTLVYTTVSAESSTGSEVTTQGPSATTKPLKAETTLSTTTQALPSTTLIIEEGSTTARPSSESSTPILVPTTSKSSTATQTTGQPTTTETVTENELTTAQTPLSSTTRPPKVGTTALTNQPTTTATTTLEEVTGTSSETSTSTALPVSQTSVPLVTSTQPTTQTKTTAVPVTTLVYTTVSAESSTGSEVTTQALPSTTLIIEEGSTTARPSSESSTPILVPTTSKSSTATQTTGQLTTTETVTENELTTAQTPLSSTTRPPKVGTTALTNQPTTTATTTLEEVTGTSSETSTRTALPVSQTSVPVVTSTQPTTQTKTTAVPVTTLVYTTVSAESSTGSEVTTQGPSATTKPLKAETTLSTTTQALPSTTLIIEEGSTTARPSSESSAPILVPTTSKSSTATQTTGQPTTTETVTENELTTAQTPLSSTTKPPKVGTTALTNQPTTTATTTSEEVTGTSSETSTSTALPVSQTSVPVVTSKQPTTQTKTTVVPVTTLVYTTVSAESSTGSEVTTQGPSATTKPLKAETTLSTTTQALPSTTLIIEEGSTTVRPSSESSAPILVPTTSKSSTPTQTTGQPTTTEIVTENELTTAQTPLSSTTRPPKVGTTALTNQPTTTATTTLEEVTGTSSETSTSTALPVSQTSVPVVTSTQPTTQTKTTAVPVTTLVYTTVSAESSTGSEVTTQGPSATTKPLKAETTLSTTTQALPSTTLIIEEGSTTARPSSESSTPILVPTTSKSSTATQTTGQPTTTETVTENELTTAQTPLSSTTRPPKVGTTALTNQPTTTATTTLEEVTGTSSETSTRTALPVSQTSVPVVTSTQPTTQTKTTAVPVTTLVYTTVSAESSTGSEVTTQGPSQQQNHSKLKQLFPPPHKPSHPLLIIEEGSTTARPSSESSTPILVPTTSKSSTATQTTGQPTTTETVTENELTTAQIPLSSTTRPPKVGTTALTNQPTTTATTTLEEVTGTSSETSTSTALPVSQTSVPVVTSTQPTTQTKTTAVPVTTLVYTTVSAESSTGSEVTTQGPSATTKPLKAETTLSTTTQALPSTTLIIEEGSTTARPSSESSTPILVPTTSKSSTATQTTGQPTTTETVTENELTTAQTPLSSTTRPPKVGTTALTNQPTTTATTTLEEVTGTSSETSTRTALPVSQTSVPVVTSTQPTTQTKTTAVPVTILVYTTVSAESSTGSEVTTQGPSATTKPLKAETTLSTTTQALPSTTLIIEEGSTTARPSSESSAPILVPTTSKSSTATQTTGQPTTTETVTENELTTAQTPLSSTTRPPKVGTTALTNQPTTTATTTLEEVTGTSSETSTRTALPVSQTSVPVVTSTQPTTQTKTTAVPVTILVYTTVSAESSTGSEVTTQGPSATTKPLKAETTLSTTTQALPSTTLIIEEGSTTVRPSSESSAPILVPTTSKSSTATQTTGQPTTTEIVTENELTTAQTPLSSTTRPPKVGTTALTNQPTTTATTTLEEVTGTSSETSTSTALPVSQTSVPVVTSTQPTTQTKTTAVPVTTLVYTTVSAESSTASEVTTQGPSATTKPLKAETTLFTTTQALPSTTLIIEEGSTTARPSTESSAPILVPTTSKSSTATQTTGQPTTTETVTENELTTAQTPLSSTTRPPKVGTTALTNQPTTTATTTLEEVTDTSSETSTSTALPVSQTSVPVVTSTQPTTQTKTTAVPVTTLVYTTVSAESSTASEVTTQGPSATTKPLKAETTLSTTTQALPSTTLIIEEGSTTARPSTESSAPILVPTTSKSSTATQTTGQPKTTETVTENELTTAQTPLSSTTRPPKVGTTALTNQPTATTTTTSELETSFETSKTVYTSTISPISTQYVFSSTSMKTSINPITQTLTPFTKNVAVTTTSTLFSTSSIVCCLVNGTHFQSGDTIYNVTDGFGWCFTAYCNATCHIVKISTSCETSPSPSIPPETTTYSSSTATSSPVTTTTYGPKCDSLDLPRQPGDTWQTGCQMCECDSETLTVRCQPVTCPVSPPGICDKPGQVLLNTTKDCCEIHECSCDVSLCPIPTIQCPLGFVPSFRVSPDNCCPDYICSPMEVCVQNTTVYQPGSSIPSDDPCMLCQCGWNIDPETKLLAAECMIADCNDNCPQGHEYQPIPGQCCGVCVSTDCVVMHDNITVTVSVDQIWQPSDDNCVKYKCERVNGTSVTVEIKTTCPAFNPDHCIPGTETTDADGCCRTCTLDNKCNVQKNSTYLVSNGCISSTPVETTSCLGLCETSSIYSAEANALVHSCSCCQEITTTKKEVTLVCPDKSNISHTYIYIESCGCKASDCSGQSTSLRRRRRRS from the exons ATGTCTTCAACAACATCAGTTGAAAAATCAACACTGTCCTTGTCcacaacaggaaaaaaaacaagagagcCTGAAAGCTCTACAGAGGGACAAAGTACAAGGACAATAACAACATCAGAAACCTCAATTGCACCCATTACAAAAACGCTTGCAACAAACACTGGCCAACCATCTTCAGAATCATCAGCTCCAATCGTGGTCTCCACATCTTCAAAATCATCTACAGCTACTCAAACAACTGGACAACCAACAACAACTGAGACTGTAACTGAAAATGAACTGACCACAGCACAGACACCTCTCTCCAGCACCACCAGGCCACCAAAAGTGGGTACGACTGCTCTAACAAACCAACCAACGACAACAGCAACAACCACTTTAGAAGAGGTAACTGGCACATCATCTGAAACATCTACAAGCACGGCTCTGCCAGTGTCACAAACTTCAGTGCCAGTGGTTACATCCACACAACCAACAACACAGACAAAATCAACTGCTGTCGCAGTCACTACCCTTGTGTACACAACAGTGAGCGCAGAATCATCCACTGGGTCTGAGGTTACCACTCAAGGTCCTTCTGCAACAACAAAACCACTCAAAGCTGAAACAACTCTTTCCACCACCACACAAGCCCTCCCATCCACTACTCTCATCATTGAGGAAGGAAGCACCACTGCCCGACCATCTTCAGAATCATCGACTCCAATCTTAGTCCCCACAACTTCAAAATCATCTACAGCTACTCAAACAACTGGACAGCCAACAACAACCGAGACTGTGACTGAAAATGAACTGACCACAGCTCAGACACCTCTCTCCAGCACCACCAGGCCACCAAAAGTGGGTACGACTGCCCTAACAAACCAACCAACGACAACAGCAACAACCACTTTAGAAGAGGTAACTGGCACATCATCTGAAACATCTACAAGCACGGCTCTGCCAGTGTCACAAACTTCAGTGCCAGTGGTTACATCCACACAGCCAACAACACAGACTAAAACAACTGCTGTCCCAGTCACTACCCTTGTGTACACAACAGTGAGCGCAGAATCATCCACTGGGTCTGAGGTTACCACTCAAGGTCCTTCCGCAACAACAAAACCACTCAAAGCTGAAACAACTCTTTCCACCACCACACAAGCCCTCCCATCCACTACTCTCATCATTGAGGAAGGAAGCACCACTGCCCGACCATCTACAGAATCATCGGCTCCAATTTTAGTCCCCACAACTTCAAAATCATCTACAGCTACTCAAACAACTGGACAGCCAACAACAACCGAGACTGTGACTGAAAATGAACTGACAACAGCTCAGACACCTCTCTCCAGCACCACCAGGCCACCAAAAGTGG TGAGCGCAGAATCATCCACTGGGTCTGAGGTTACCACTCAAGGTCCTTCTGCAACAACAAAACCACTCAAAGCTGAAACAACTCTTTCCACCACCACACAAGCCCTCCCATCCACTACTCTCATCATTGAGGAAGGAAGCACACT CTCAGACACCTCTCTCCAGCACCACCAGGCCACCAAAGTGGGTACGACTGCCCTAACAAACCAACCAACGACAACAGCAACAACCACTTTAGAAGAGGTAACTGGCACATCATCTGAAACATCTACACGCACGGCTCTGCCAGTGTCACAAACTTCAGTGCCAGTGGTTACATCCACACAGCCAACAACACAGACTAAAACAACTGCTGTCCCAGTCACTACCCTTGTGTACACAACAGTGAGCGCAGAATCATCCACTGGGTCTGAGGTTACCACTCAAGGTCCTTCCGCAACAACAAAACCACTCAAAGCTGAAACAACTCTTTCCACCACCACACAAGCCCTCCCATCCACTACTCTCATCATTGAGGAAGGAAGCACCACTGCCCGACCATCTTCAGAATCATCAGCTCCAATCTTAGTCCCCACAACTTCAAAATCATCTACAGCTACTCAAACAACTGGACAGCCAACAACAACCGAGACTGTGACTGAAAATGAACTGACCACAGCTCAGACACCTCTCTCCAGCACCACCAGGCCACCAAAAGTGGGTACGACTGCCCTAACAAACCAGCCAACGACTACAGTAACAACCACTTCAGAAGAAGTAACTGGTACATCATCTGAAACATCTACAAGCACGGCTCTGCCAGTGTCACAAACTTCAGTGCCAGTGGTTACATCCAAACAGCCAACAACACAGACTAAAACAACTGTTGTCCCAGTCACTACCCTTGTGTACACAACAGTGAGCGCAGAATCATCCACTGGGTCTGAGGTTACCACTCAAGGTCCTTCTGCAACAACAAAACCACTCAAAGCTGAAACAACTCTTTCCACCACCACACAAGCCCTCCCATCCACTACTCTCATCATTGAGGAAGGAAGCACAACTGTCCGACCATCTTCAGAATCATCAGCTCCAATCTTAGTCCCCACAACTTCAAAATCATCTACAGCTACTCAAACAACAGGACAGCCAACAACAACTGAGATTGTAACTGAAAATGAACTGACCACAGCTCAGACACCTCTCTCCAGCACCACCAGGCCACCAAAAGTGGGTACGACTGCCCTAACAAACCAACCAACGACAACAGCAACAACCACTTTAGAAGAGGTAACTGGCACATCATCTGAAACATCTACAAGCACGGCTCTGCCAGTGTCACAAACTTCAGTGCCAGTGGTTACATCCACACAGCCAACAACACAGACTAAAACAACTGCTGTCCCAGTCACTACCCTTGTGTACACAACAGTGAGCGCAGAATCATCCACTGGGTCTGAGGTTACCACTCAAGGTCCTTCCGCAACAACAAAACCACTCAAAGCTGAAACAACTCTTTCCACCACCACACAAGCCCTCCCATCCACTACACTCATCATTGAGGAAGGAAGCACCACTGCCCGACCATCTTCAGAATCGTCGACTCCAATCTTAGTCCCCACAACTTCAAAATCATCTACAGCTACTCAAACAACTGGACAGCCAACAACAACCGAGACTGTGACTGAAAATGAACTGACCACAGCTCAGACACCTCTCTCCAGCACCACCAGACCACCAAAAGTGGGTACGACTGCCCTAACAAACCAACCAACGACAACAGCAACAACCACTTTAGAAGAGGTAACTGGCACATCATCTGAAACATCTACAAGCACGGCTCTGCCAGTGTCACAAACTTCAGTGCCACTGGTTACATCCACACAGCCAACAACACAGACTAAAACAACTGCTGTCCCAGTCACTACCCTTGTGTACACAACAGTGAGCGCAGAATCATCCACTGGGTCTGAGGTTACCACTCAAG CCCTCCCATCCACTACACTCATCATTGAGGAAGGAAGCACCACTGCCCGACCATCTTCAGAATCGTCGACTCCAATCTTAGTCCCCACAACGTCAAAATCATCTACAGCTACTCAAACAACTGGACAGCTAACAACAACCGAGACTGTGACTGAAAATGAACTGACCACAGCTCAGACACCTCTCTCCAGCACCACCAGGCCACCAAAAGTTGGTACGACTGCCCTAACAAACCAACCAACGACAACAGCAACAACCACTTTAGAAGAGGTAACTGGCACATCATCTGAAACATCTACACGCACGGCTCTGCCAGTGTCACAAACTTCAGTGCCAGTGGTTACATCCACACAGCCAACAACACAGACTAAAACAACTGCTGTCCCAGTCACTACCCTTGTGTACACAACAGTGAGCGCAGAATCATCCACTGGGTCTGAGGTTACCACTCAAGGTCCTTCCGCAACAACAAAACCACTCAAAGCTGAAACAACTCTTTCCACCACCACACAAGCCCTCCCATCCACTACTCTCATCATTGAGGAAGGAAGCACCACTGCCCGACCATCTTCAGAATCATCAGCTCCAATCTTAGTCCCCACAACTTCAAAATCATCTACAGCTACTCAAACAACTGGACAGCCAACAACAACCGAGACTGTGACTGAAAATGAACTGACCACAGCTCAGACACCTCTCTCCAGCACCACCAAGCCACCAAAAGTGGGTACGACTGCCCTAACAAACCAGCCAACGACTACAGCAACAACCACTTCAGAAGAAGTAACTGGTACATCATCTGAAACATCTACAAGCACGGCTCTGCCAGTGTCACAAACTTCAGTGCCAGTGGTTACATCCAAACAGCCAACAACACAGACTAAAACAACTGTTGTCCCAGTCACTACCCTTGTGTACACAACAGTGAGCGCAGAATCATCCACTGGGTCTGAGGTTACCACTCAAGGTCCTTCCGCAACAACAAAACCACTCAAAGCTGAAACAACTCTTTCCACCACCACACAAGCCCTCCCATCCACTACTCTCATCATTGAGGAAGGAAGCACAACTGTCCGACCATCTTCAGAATCATCAGCTCCAATCTTAGTCCCCACAACTTCAAAATCATCTACACCTACTCAAACAACAGGACAGCCAACAACAACTGAGATTGTAACTGAAAATGAACTGACCACAGCTCAGACACCTCTCTCCAGCACCACCAGGCCACCAAAAGTGGGTACGACTGCCCTAACAAACCAACCAACGACAACAGCAACAACCACTTTAGAAGAGGTAACTGGCACATCATCTGAAACATCTACAAGCACGGCTCTGCCAGTGTCACAAACTTCAGTGCCAGTGGTTACATCCACACAGCCAACAACACAGACTAAAACAACTGCTGTCCCAGTCACTACCCTTGTGTACACAACAGTGAGCGCAGAATCATCCACTGGGTCTGAGGTTACCACTCAAGGTCCTTCCGCAACAACAAAACCACTCAAAGCTGAAACAACTCTTTCCACCACCACACAAGCCCTCCCATCCACTACACTCATCATTGAGGAAGGAAGCACCACTGCCCGACCATCTTCAGAATCGTCGACTCCAATCTTAGTCCCCACAACGTCAAAATCATCTACAGCTACTCAAACAACTGGACAGCCAACAACAACCGAGACTGTGACTGAAAATGAACTGACCACAGCTCAGACACCTCTCTCCAGCACCACCAGGCCACCAAAAGTGGGTACGACTGCCCTAACAAACCAACCAACGACAACAGCAACAACCACTTTAGAAGAGGTAACTGGCACATCATCTGAAACATCTACACGCACGGCTCTGCCAGTGTCACAAACTTCAGTGCCAGTGGTTACATCCACACAGCCAACAACACAGACTAAAACAACTGCTGTCCCAGTCACTACCCTTGTGTACACAACAGTGAGCGCAGAATCATCCACTGGGTCTGAGGTTACCACTCAAGGTCCTTCGCAACAACAAAACCACTCAAAGCTGAAACAACTCTTTCCACCACCACACAAGCCCTCCCATCCACTACTCATCATTGAGGAAGGAAGCACCACTGCCCGACCATCTTCAGAATCATCGACTCCAATCTTAGTCCCCACAACTTCAAAATCATCTACAGCTACTCAAACAACTGGACAGCCAACAACAACCGAGACTGTGACTGAAAATGAACTGACCACAGCTCAGATACCTCTCTCCAGCACCACCAGGCCACCAAAAGTGGGTACGACTGCCCTAACAAACCAACCAACGACAACAGCAACAACCACTTTAGAAGAGGTAACTGGCACATCATCTGAAACATCTACAAGCACGGCTCTGCCAGTGTCACAAACTTCAGTGCCAGTGGTTACATCCACACAGCCAACAACACAGACTAAAACAACTGCTGTCCCAGTCACTACCCTTGTGTACACAACAGTGAGCGCAGAATCATCCACTGGGTCTGAGGTTACCACTCAAGGTCCTTCCGCAACAACAAAACCACTCAAAGCTGAAACAACTCTTTCCACCACCACACAAGCCCTCCCATCCACTACACTCATCATTGAGGAAGGAAGCACCACTGCCCGACCATCTTCAGAATCATCGACTCCAATCTTAGTCCCCACAACTTCAAAATCATCTACAGCTACTCAAACAACTGGACAGCCAACAACAACCGAGACTGTGACTGAAAATGAACTGACCACAGCTCAGACACCTCTCTCCAGCACCACCAGGCCACCAAAAGTGGGTACGACTGCCCTAACAAACCAACCAACGACAACAGCAACAACCACTTTAGAAGAGGTAACTGGCACATCATCTGAAACATCTACACGCACGGCTCTGCCAGTGTCACAAACTTCAGTGCCAGTGGTTACATCCACACAGCCAACAACACAGACTAAAACAACTGCTGTCCCAGTCACTATCCTTGTGTACACAACAGTGAGCGCAGAATCATCCACTGGGTCTGAGGTTACCACTCAAGGTCCTTCCGCAACAACAAAACCACTCAAAGCTGAAACAACTCTTTCCACCACCACACAAGCCCTCCCATCCACTACTCTCATCATTGAGGAAGGAAGCACCACTGCTCGACCATCTTCAGAATCATCAGCTCCAATCTTAGTCCCCACAACTTCAAAATCATCTACAGCTACTCAAACAACTGGACAGCCAACAACAACCGAGACTGTGACTGAAAATGAACTGACCACAGCTCAGACACCTCTCTCCAGCACCACCAGGCCACCAAAAGTGGGTACGACTGCCCTAACAAACCAACCAACGACAACAGCAACAACCACTTTAGAAGAGGTAACTGGCACATCATCTGAAACATCTACACGCACGGCTCTGCCAGTGTCACAAACTTCAGTGCCAGTGGTTACATCCACACAGCCAACAACACAGACTAAAACAACTGCTGTCCCAGTCACTATCCTTGTGTACACAACAGTGAGCGCAGAATCATCCACTGGGTCTGAGGTTACCACTCAAGGTCCTTCCGCAACAACAAAACCACTCAAAGCTGAAACAACTCTTTCCACCACCACACAAGCCCTCCCATCCACTACTCTCATCATTGAGGAAGGAAGCACAACTGTCCGACCATCTTCAGAATCATCAGCTCCAATCTTAGTCCCCACAACTTCAAAATCATCTACAGCTACTCAAACAACAGGACAGCCAACAACAACTGAGATTGTAACTGAAAATGAACTGACCACAGCTCAGACACCTCTCTCCAGCACCACCAGGCCACCAAAAGTGGGTACGACTGCCCTAACAAACCAACCAACGACAACAGCAACAACCACTTTAGAAGAGGTAACTGGCACATCATCTGAAACATCTACAAGCACGGCTCTGCCAGTGTCACAAACTTCAGTGCCAGTGGTTACATCCACACAGCCAACAACACAGACTAAAACAACTGCTGTCCCAGTCACTACCCTTGTGTACACAACAGTGAGCGCAGAATCATCCACTGCGTCTGAGGTTACCACTCAAGGTCCTTCCGCAACAACAAAACCACTCAAAGCTGAAACAACTCTTTTCACCACCACACAAGCCCTCCCATCCACTACTCTCATCATTGAGGAAGGAAGCACCACTGCCCGACCATCTACAGAATCATCGGCTCCAATCTTAGTCCCCACAACTTCAAAATCATCTACAGCTACTCAAACAACTGGACAGCCAACAACAACCGAGACTGTGACTGAAAATGAACTGACCACAGCTCAGACACCTCTCTCCAGCACCACCAGGCCACCAAAAGTGGGTACGACTGCCCTAACAAACCAACCAACGACAACAGCAACAACCACTTTAGAAGAGGTAACTGACACATCATCTGAAACATCTACAAGCACGGCTCTGCCAGTGTCACAAACTTCAGTGCCAGTGGTTACATCCACACAGCCAACAACACAGACTAAAACAACTGCTGTCCCAGTCACTACCCTTGTGTACACAACAGTGAGCGCAGAATCATCCACTGCGTCTGAGGTTACCACTCAAGGTCCTTCCGCAACAACAAAACCACTCAAAGCTGAAACAACTCTTTCCACCACCACACAAGCCCTCCCATCCACTACTCTCATCATTGAGGAAGGAAGCACCACTGCCCGACCATCTACAGAATCATCGGCTCCAATTTTAGTCCCCACAACTTCAAAATCATCTACAGCTACTCAAACAACCGGACAGCCAAAAACAACCGAGACTGTGACTGAAAATGAACTGACCACAGCTCAGACACCTCTCTCCAGCACCACCAGGCCACCAAAAGTGGGTACGACTGCCCTAACTAACCAACCAACAGCTACAACCACAACAACTTCAGAACTGGAAACATCTTTCGAAACATCTAAAACAGTGTATACTTCAACGATTTCACCAATTTCCACTCAATATGTTTTCTCATCCACATCCATGAAGACCTCAATTAATCCCATTACACAAACATTAACACCATTTACTAAGAACGTTGCAGTGACCACAACATCGACTTTATTCTCAACCAGTTctattgtttgttgtttagtCAATGGAACACATTTCCAATCAG gtgaTACCATTTACAATGTTACTGATGGTTTTGGTTGGTGCTTCACTGCATACTGTAATGCAACTTGCCATATTGTGAAGATTTCAACATCATGTGAAACCTCTCCATCACCATCAATTCCTCCTGAAACAACCACATATTCCAGTTCAACAGCCACAAGTTCCCCAGTAACAACTACAACCTATGGGCCTAAGTGTGATTCACTTGATCTACCAAGACAG CCCGGTGATACTTGGCAGACTGGATGTCAAATGTGTGAGTGTGACAGTGAAACACTGACGGTGCGTTGCCAGCCTGTAACTTGTCCCGTTTCACCACCTGGTATTTGCGATAAGCCTGGACAAGTACTTCTGAACACAACAAAAGACTGCTGTGAGATCCATGAGTGCA GTTGTGATGTGAGCCTGTGCCCTATTCCGACAATACAGTGTCCACTGGGCTTTGTACCATCCTTCAGAGTATCTCCAGATAACTGCTGTCCAGATTATATTTGCT caccCATGGAGGTCTGTGTTCAAAATACCACAGTGTATCAG CCTGGCTCATCTATTCCAAGTGATGACCCTTGTATGCTTTGCCAGTGTGGTTGGAACATAGATCCTGAAACAAAACTTCTTGCTGCAGAGTGTATGATAGCTGACTGCAATGATAACTGTCCACAG GGTCACGAGTACCAACCCATTCCTGGTCAGTGCTGTGGAGTGTGTGTTAGCACCGATTGTGTGGTTATGCACGACAACATCACAGTTACCGTTTCG GTAGATCAGATATGGCAACCGTCTGATGACAATTGTGTTAAATACAAGTGTGAGAGAGTCAATGGTACCTCAGTGACAGTTGAGATTAAGACCACTTGCCCTGCCTTCAATCCTGACCATTGTATCCCT GGAACGGAGACAACAGATGCAGATGGCTGCTGTCGAACCT GTACATTGGACAACAAATGTAATGTCCAGAAGAACAGCACCTACTTGGTCAGTAATGGCTGTATAAGCAGCACGCCTGTGGAAACAACTTCTTGCTTAGGCTTGTGTGAAACCTCATCAAT ATACTCTGCCGAAGCGAACGCTCTTGTGCACTCATGCTCTTGCTGTCAAGAAATAACAACCACCAAGAAGGAAGTGACCCTGGTTTGCCCGGACAAGTCAAACATCAGccacacttacatttacataGAGTCTTGCGGCTGCAAGGCCTCCGATTGCTCCGGTCAATCAACTTCCTTGAGGCGACGCCGAAGGAGATCGTGA